In one Brassica oleracea var. oleracea cultivar TO1000 chromosome C9, BOL, whole genome shotgun sequence genomic region, the following are encoded:
- the LOC106318283 gene encoding SRSF protein kinase 2-like, whose translation MADEKDGGRMSDASDYSSEDEGTEDYRRGGYHAVRVGDTFKNGSYVIQSKLGWGHFSTVWLAWDTLKSRYVALKIQKSAQHYTEAAMDEIKILKQIAEGDPEDKKCVVKLLDHFKHAGPNGQHVCMVFEYLGDNLLSVIKYSDYRGVPLNMVKELCFHILVGLDYLHRELSIIHTDIKPENILLCSTINPEADARRTGAPLVLPTAKDKAVAEKEKPKSYTYSADMTKNQKKKIRKKANKKVVVEEDGSEENERASNSEAKPNGNSTVEEGSEGSSERAKEAENVGEKSRGNRRGSRATRQKLLADVDRKCKLVDFGNACWTYKQFTSDIQTRQYRCPEVILGSKYSTSADMWSFACICFELATGDVLFDPHSGENYERDEDHLALMMELLGMMPRKIALGGRYSRDYFNRQGELRHIRRLRFWPLSKVLMEKYEFSEEDAVAMQDFITPILEFAPEKRPTAAQCLTHPWLNPVPRSLKPLPSPQKPKEEEDSTDENKAKEKDEREAMEVGVGNIAIDGSEEKVSARAGRQSARDLRT comes from the exons ATGGCGGATGAGAAAGACGGTGGACGCATGAGTGACGCTAGCGATTATTCTTCAGAGGATGAAGGAACAGAGGATTACAGGAGAGGAGGCTACCATGCCGTGCGAGTGGGCGATACTTTCAAGAATGGATCTTATGTGATTCAGAGTAAGCTTGGTTGGGGTCACTTCTCCACTGTTTGGCTCGCTTGGGACACTCTCAAATCA CGTTATGTAGCTTTGAAAATCCAGAAGAGCGCACAGCACTACACTGAGGCAGCCATGGACGAGATCAAAATCTTGAAACAGATTGCGGAAGGTGACCCCGAAGACAAGAAGTGCGTTGTGAAGCTTCTTGATCATTTCAAGCACGCGGGTCCTAACGGGCAGCATGTGTGCATGGTCTTTGAGTATTTGGGAGATAATCTCTTGTCTGTTATCAAGTACAGCGACTACCGTGGTGTCCCTCTCAACATGGTTAAAGAGCTTTGTTTCCATATCTTAGTCGGTTTGGATTATCTTCACCGCGAGCTTTCGATTATCCATACCGATATCAAACCGGAGAATATTCTCCTCTGTTCCACCATCAACCCTGAGGCAGATGCTAGGAGAACCGGTGCTCCTCTTGTTCTTCCAACCGCTAAGGACAAGGCTGTTGCTGAGAAAGAGAAACCGAAGAGTTACACGTACAGTGCGGATATGACTAAGAACCAGAAGAAGAAGATCCGTAAGAAAGCTAATAAGAAGGTAGTGGTTGAAGAGGACGGTTCAGAGGAAAACGAGAGAGCTTCTAACTCCGAGGCGAAACCAAACGGAAACTCAACTGTGGAGGAGGGTTCAGAAGGGAGTTCCGAAAGAGCGAAAGAGGCAGAGAATGTCGGCGAAAAGAGTCGGGGCAATAGGAGAGGAAGTAGAGCTACTAGGCAGAAGTTGCTTGCGGATGTTGATAGGAAATGCAAGCTGGTTGATTTTGGGAATGCTTGTTGGACTTATAAGCAGTTCACGAGCGATATTCAGACAAGGCAGTATCGATGTCCTGAGGTTATTCTTGGCTCAAAGTACTCAACCTCGGCGGATATGTGGTCTTTTGCATGCATTTGCTTCGAGCTTGCTACTGGAGATGTTCTGTTTGATCCTCACAGCGGTGAAAACTATGAGAGGGATGAG GATCACTTGGCATTGATGATGGAGCTTCTTGGGATGATGCCACGAAAG ATTGCATTAGGAGGACGCTACTCGCGTGATTACTTCAACCGGCAGGGTGAACTAAGGCACATTAGGCGGTTGCGGTTCTGGCCACTGAGCAAGGTTTTAATGGAGAAGTATGAGTTCAGCGAGGAAGACGCGGTTGCTATGCAAGATTTCATCACTCCCATTCTTGAATTTGCACCTGAGAAGAGACCTACTGCTGCTCAGTGCTTAACGCACCCTTGGCTGAATCCTGTCCCTAGATCACTTAAACCGTTACCGAGTCCACAAAAACCCAAAGAAGAAGAAGATTCTACAGATGAGAATAAAGCCAAGGAGAAGGATGAGAGGGAAGCCATGGAGGTTGGCGTTGGGAATATAGCCATTGATGGGTCAGAGGAAAAGGTGTCAGCAAGAGCAGGTCGTCAATCTGCTCGTGATCTTCGCACTTGA
- the LOC106318285 gene encoding magnesium transporter MRS2-11, chloroplastic: MALTPTPSTLTSRVNISSDHHPSSLHFLLPPPGSLSSPPSSFSLHLSALNRSMICFETLKVLSRSKCLAKSPTTAEDFVGDYDSLNVSGDDDDDDGSVSGGGGKKIDSSSSTVSSSSDSTSLGIREPVYEVVEVKATGTISTRKISRRQLLKSSGLRPRDIRSVDPSLFMTNSMPSLLVREHAILLNLGSLRAIAMRDRVLIFDYNRRGGRAFVDTLMPRINPRSMNGGPSMPFELEVVESALISRIQRLEQRLMDIEPRVQVLLEVLPNRLTADILEELRISKQRLVELGSRAGALRQMLLDLLEDPHEIRRICIMGRNCTLRRGNDDMECSLPLDKQIAEEEEEEIEMLLENYLQRCESCHGQAERLLDSAKEMEDSIAVNLSSRRLEVSRFELLLQVGTFCVAAGALVAGIFGMNLKSYLEEQPFAFWLTTGGIILGAAVGFFLMYSYLRKRKIF; the protein is encoded by the exons ATGGCGTTAACTCCAACTCCATCGACACTCACTTCTCGTGTAAATATCTCCTCCGATCATCATCCTTCCTCTCTTCATTTTCTTCTCCCTCCTCCTGGATCATTATCGTCTCCTCCTTCTTCCTTTTCTCTCCACTTATCCGCGCTGAATAGATCCATGATCTGCTTCGAAACACTCAAGGTTCTCTCGAGATCCAAGTGTTTAGCAAAATCTCCAACAACCGCCGAGGATTTCGTCGGCGATTACGATTCTCTTAACGTTAGCGGTGACGACGACGACGACGATGGTAGTGTCAGCGGTGGTGGAGGAAAGAAGATCGATTCTTCTTCCTCTACTGTATCTTCCTCGAGTGATTCTACCTCTCTGGGGATTCGCGAGCCAGTTTATGAG GTTGTTGAAGTGAAGGCGACGGGAACAATATCTACAAGGAAGATTAGCAGACGACAGCTTCTCAAGTCCAGTG GTCTTCGGCCAAGAGATATCCGAAGCGTTGATCCTTCACTGTTTATGACTAACTCCATGCCATCTCTGTTG GTTCGTGAACATGCAATTCTGCTTAATCTGGGCTCTCTGCGTGCAATAGCAATGCGAGACCGTGTCCTTATCTTTGATTATAACCG GAGAGGAGGAAGGGCTTTTGTTGATACTCTGATGCCTCGGATCAACCCAAGAAGCATGAATGGAGGTCCCTCTATGCCTTTTGAACTCGAG GTTGTGGAATCGGCGCTAATCTCAAGGATACAGCGGTTAGAGCAGAGGCTTATGGATATAGAACCCCGT GTCCAAGTTCTTCTTGAGGTTTTGCCCAACCGCCTAACTGCTGATATATTGGAGGAGCTTCGTATTAGCAAACAAAGACTG GTTGAATTGGGCTCGAGAGCTGGAGCTCTTAGACAAATGCTCCTTGATCTCTTAGAGGATCCACATGAGATACGCCGCATATGCATCATGGGAAGAAACTGCACACTTAGAAGAGGAAATGACGACATGGAGTGTTCATTGCCCTTAGATAAGCAGATTGCTGAAG AAGAAGAGGAGGAAATTGAAATGCTCTTGGAGAACTATCTGCAAAG ATGCGAGTCATGCCATGGTCAAGCGGAAAGGCTTCTGGATTCTGCAAAGGAAATGGAAGACTCAATTGCTGTCAATCTAAG TTCTCGGAGACTTGAGGTCAGCAGATTCGAACTACTTCTTCAGGTCGGAACGTTTTGCGTTGCAGCTGGTGCTCTCGTCGCAG GTATATTTGGAATGAACTTGAAGTCCTATCTTGAAGAACAACCT TTTGCATTCTGGCTAACAACGGGCGGAATCATCTTAGGAGCTGCAGTAGGCTTCTTCCTCATGTATTCCTATCTCCGTAAACGCAAAATCTTTTGA
- the LOC106315112 gene encoding uncharacterized protein LOC106315112, with product MAKSDSVYSEEHDMVNRSDDQQTKKEIKSLQEKMDLLLSNQAKKEQMNFVGGPIQEGPPKINEVDGLEGQEELCFINNNGSWYMKEPNFQYNNYQQRSYSNNRQGGYQQKQNTQQRSYQPRQNTPPGFNNNNNQSTQVQGSYSQAPASYTSVDAMFKKLLDFQAKNEKTMGYELKNIHSKIDGSYNELNNKIRHLVGEPVGEEKRTVKHGETAIPTKKSSFIPPPYEPKLPFPGRFKRQLLEKYKALFEKQMSEIQVTMPIIDAFMLVPQYNKFLKDVVATKKKEMEGMMILTHECNAIIQRLDVPRKLVDP from the exons ATGGCTAAGAGTGACTCGGTCTACAGTGAGGAGCATGATATGGTCAACAGAAGTGATGATCAGCAAACAAAGAAAGAGATCAAGTCCTTGCAAGAGAAGATGGACTTGCTTCTGTCCAACCAAGCTAAGAAAGAGCAGATGAACTTTGTGGGTGGTCCTATTCAAGAGGGTCCTCCCAAAATCAATGAGGTTGATGGTTTGGAAGGCCAAGAAGAGCTGTGCTTCATCAACAACAATGGTTCTTGGTACATGAAAGAACCTAACTTTCAGTACAACAACTACCAGCAAAGGTCCTACTCTAACAACCGGCAAGGAGGATACCAGCAGAAGCAAAACACTCAGCAGAGGAGCTATCAGCCTAGGCAAAACACCCCTCCTGGTTTCAACAATAACAACAATCAGTCTACTCAGGTTCAAGGAAGTTATTCCCAAGCTCCAGCTTCATATACAAGTGTGGATGCAATGTTCAAGAAACTTTTGGATTTTCAGGCAAAGAATGAGAAGACAATGGGTTATGAGTTAAAGAACATTCACTCCAAGATTGATGGAAGCTACAATGAGCTCAACAACAAGATCCGACATTTGGTTGGTGAACCA GTTGGAGAAGAGAAGAGGACAGTGAAACATGGTGAAACTGCTATTCCAACAAAGAAATCCTCTTTTATTCCTCCTCCCTATGAGCCAAAGCTACCATTCCCTGGGAGATTCAAAAGACAGCTATTGGAGAAGTACAAGGCACTCTTTGAGAAACAAATGAGTGAAATTCAGGTCACAATGCCCATCATTGATGCTTTTATGTTGGTCCCTCAGTACAACAAATTCTTGAAAGATGTTGTAGCTACAAAGAAGAAAGAGATGGAGGGCATGATGATCCTTACCCACGAGTGCAATGCCATTATCCAGAGGTTAGATGTTCCAAGGAAGCTAGTGGACCCATGA
- the LOC106316882 gene encoding zinc finger protein STOP1 homolog: MNQEEHMNQGRYIMSQVEGSMSCFSQTNSSSTIYMNPMMAATRSSGEDNGISLSLLLNLSTIQDKVHEIQSLVNFFMISPNNNNQSSESTSSLAAANVESLVQDIITAASSMMLTCQQLQSSTNSSSNIDTSQTADAMVMEFSQDFDPDRDFMGESSINILDVQERRHVSFLDQTTQNLDWYGTETTNPKKDIHRSKSRLGNYEIVELSVEDLLAKYTHYCQICGKGFKRDANLRMHMRAHGDEYKTREALISPTSRDKNVEYSSMRYYYSCPHQGCRWNQRHEKFQPLKSVICAKNHYKRSHCPKIYMCRRCNVKHFSVLSDLRTHEKHCGDIKWVCSCGTRFSRKDKLMSHVSLFSGHSPAHEPSQQQPPMITP; this comes from the coding sequence ATGAATCAAGAAGAGCATATGAATCAAGGACGGTATATTATGAGTCAAGTAGAAGGCTCAATGTCTTGCTTCTCCCAGACGAACTCTAGTTCCACAATCTACATGAATCCCATGATGGCCGCGACGAGATCATCGGGAGAAGACAACGGCATTTCACTCTCTCTTCTTCTGAATCTATCTACCATACAAGACAAAGTCCATGAGATCCAATCACTGGTCAACTTTTTCATGATCTCCCCTAATAACAATAACCAATCCTCGGAGTCAACGTCGTCTTTAGCTGCGGCTAACGTCGAAAGTTTGGTTCAAGACATCATCACGGCTGCTTCTTCAATGATGCTTACTTGCCAACAACTCCAAAGCTCAACTAACAGCAGCAGTAATATTGATACCAGTCAAACCGCAGATGCAATGGTTATGGAGTTCTCCCAAGACTTCGACCCGGATCGTGATTTCATGGGAGAGTCGTCAATTAACATTCTTGATGTCCAAGAAAGAAGGCATGTTTCGTTTCTCGACCAGACTACGCAGAATCTTGACTGGTACGGCACCGAAACCACAAACCCTAAAAAAGATATTCATCGTTCTAAATCAAGATTAGGGAACTACGAGATAGTGGAGCTAAGCGTGGAGGATCTACTAGCGAAATACACACATTACTGCCAGATCTGCGGGAAAGGGTTTAAGAGAGACGCGAATCTAAGGATGCACATGAGAGCACACGGAGACGAGTACAAGACACGTGAAGCCTTGATCAGCCCAACAAGCCGTGACAAGAACGTCGAATACTCGTCAATGAGGTATTACTACTCGTGCCCTCATCAAGGGTGTAGATGGAACCAAAGGCACGAGAAGTTTCAGCCGTTGAAATCTGTGATTTGCGCCAAAAATCATTACAAGAGAAGTCACTGTCCTAAAATATATATGTGCAGAAGATGCAACGTGAAGCATTTCTCGGTTCTGTCTGATCTAAGGACGCACGAGAAGCATTGTGGGGATATCAAGTGGGTTTGCTCTTGTGGAACTAGGTTCTCTAGGAAAGACAAGCTTATGAGCCATGTTTCTTTGTTCTCGGGCCACTCACCGGCCCATGAGCCGTCGCAGCAGCAACCTCCGATGATCACCCCCTAA
- the LOC106313017 gene encoding aspartic proteinase-like protein 2 produces MSAVRLTAAILVCLLPLTVLSYGFPAALKLERAVPANHEMEISQLKARDRARHGRLLQSLGGVIDFPVDGTFDPFVVGLYYTKLRLGSPPRDFYVQIDTGSDVLWVSCASCNGCPQTSGLQIQLNYFDPGSSVTATPISCSDQRCSWGIQSSDSGCSVQNNLCAYTFQYGDGSGTSGFYVSDVLQFDMIVGSSLVPNSTAQVVFGCSTSQTGDLVKSDRAVDGIFGFGQQGMSVVSQLASQGVAPRVFSHCLKGENGGGGILVLGEIVAPNLVFTPLVPSQPHYNVNLLSISVNGQALPINPSVFSTSNGQGTIIDTGTTLAYLSEEAYVPFVEAITKAVAQSVRPVVSKGNQCYVIASSVADVFPPVSLNFAGGASMFLNPQDYLIQQNNVGGTSVWCIGFQRIQNQGITILGDLVLKDKIFVYDLVGQRIGWANYDCSMSVNVSATSSSGRSEYVNAGQFSDNAAPQKLSLNMVGNTLMLLLMVINMFL; encoded by the exons ATGTCGGCTGTCCGGTTAACGGCGGCTATCCTGGTTTGTCTATTACCGTTGACGGTTCTGTCCTACGGTTTTCCGGCGGCTCTGAAACTAGAAAGAGCGGTTCCGGCGAATCACGAGATGGAGATCAGCCAGCTCAAGGCTCGTGACAGAGCCAGGCACGGCAGATTGTTGCAGTCTCTCGGCGGAGTTATTGATTTCCCCGTCGACGGAACTTTTGATCCTTTCGTTGTTGG ATTATACTACACGAAACTGCGATTGGGATCTCCTCCAAGAGACTTCTATGTACAGATTGACACAGGAAGTGATGTTCTGTGGGTTAGTTGTGCTTCTTGCAATGGCTGCCCTCAAACCAGTGGACTCCAA ATTCAATTGAATTACTTTGATCCAGGGAGCTCAGTGACAGCCACACCAATCTCATGTTCTGACCAAAGATGCAGCTGGGGTATTCAATCCTCCGATTCAGGTTGTTCTGTTCAGAACAACCTTTGCGCTTACACGTTTCAGTATGGAGATGGAAGTGGCACTTCCGGGTTCTACGTCTCCGATGTCTTGCAGTTTGACATGATTGTTGGTAGCTCTCTCGTCCCTAACTCAACGGCTCAGGTTGTGTTCGG ATGCAGCACCTCGCAGACGGGTGATTTGGTGAAGTCGGATCGAGCGGTTGACGGAATCTTCGGGTTTGGGCAACAAGGGATGTCTGTGGTTTCTCAGCTTGCTTCGCAGGGAGTAGCTCCGAGAGTGTTCTCACACTGTTTGAAAGGAGAAAACGGAGGCGGAGGGATATTGGTTCTTGGAGAGATTGTTGCGCCAAACCTTGTCTTTACTCCTCTTGTTCCCTCACA GCCTCATTACAACGTGAATCTGCTGAGCATCTCAGTGAATGGCCAAGCTTTGCCTATCAATCCATCCGTCTTCTCCACATCAAACGGCCAGGGAACAATCATTGACACTGGCACAACATTGGCATACCTTTCTGAAGAAGCCTATGTTCCTTTCGTTGAAGCT ATTACAAAGGCTGTTGCGCAGTCTGTGAGACCTGTTGTGTCGAAAGGGAACCAGTGCTACGTCATAGCCTCCAG TGTGGCAGACGTATTTCCTCCAGTTAGCTTGAACTTTGCTGGTGGAGCATCCATGTTCTTGAATCCTCAGGATTACCTCATACAGCAGAACAACGTC GGAGGTACTTCAGTATGGTGCATCGGTTTCCAGAGGATACAGAATCAGGGGATAACGATTCTTGGAG ATTTGGTCCTTAAAGACAAGATCTTTGTCTATGATCTGGTCGGTCAGAGAATCGGATGGGCAAACTACGACT GTTCAATGTCGGTCAATGTGTCTGCGACTAGCAGCAGCGGAAGAAGCGAATATGTGAACGCAGGACAGTTTAGTGACAATGCAGCTCCACAGAAACTGTCTTTAAACATGGTCGGAAACACTCTGATGCTCCTGTTAATGGTAATCAACATGTTCTTATAG
- the LOC106313351 gene encoding uncharacterized protein LOC106313351, giving the protein MAPSRNIIVATGLVVFASAGLAFPFYMASSKKPVIDPTKPLPPQATFRGPYINTGSRDVGPDHRTYPKK; this is encoded by the exons ATGGCACCATCACGTAACATCATTGTAGCCACGGGTCTGGTTGTTTTCGCATCTGCAGGCTTAGCTTTCCCCTTTTACATGGC ATCGTCAAAGAAACCAGTGATTGATCCAACAAAACCGCTACCTCCGCAAGCAACTTTTAGAGGACCTTACATCAACACCGGTTCTCGTGATGTTGGTCCTGACCATCGAACTTACCCTAAGAAATAA
- the LOC106313350 gene encoding histone H2B.10, with protein sequence MAKADKKPAEKKPAETTTAAAAEKKPKAGKKLPKDPAVAGDKKKKRTKKSVETYKIYIFKVLKQVHPDIGISSKAMGIMNSFINDIFEKLAGESSKLARYNKKPTITSREIQTAVRLVLPGELAKHAVSEGTKAVTKFTSS encoded by the coding sequence ATGGCAAAGGCTGACAAGAAACCAGCAGAGAAGAAGCCGGCGGAAACCACCACCGCGGCGGCCGCAGAGAAGAAGCCAAAAGCCGGGAAGAAGCTACCGAAGGATCCCGCCGTGGCCGGAGACAAGAAGAAGAAGCGGACCAAGAAGAGCGTGGAGACCTACAAGATCTACATCTTCAAGGTGCTGAAGCAGGTTCACCCCGACATCGGAATCTCGAGCAAAGCCATGGGGATCATGAACAGCTTCATCAACGACATCTTTGAGAAGCTTGCCGGCGAGTCTTCCAAGCTTGCGAGGTACAACAAGAAGCCGACGATCACTTCGAGGGAGATTCAGACGGCGGTGAGACTCGTCTTGCCTGGAGAGTTGGCGAAACACGCTGTTTCTGAAGGTACCAAGGCGGTGACTAAGTTCACGAGTTCTTAG
- the LOC106316877 gene encoding zinc finger protein STOP1 homolog → MNQGGLIMNTGECSMSCCSETNSNSTIYTNSMAAATRSSGDDISLSLLFNLSTIQDKVHEIQSLVNFFLISPSKNNQSSESTSSLAAANVESLVQDIITAASSMMLTCQNLQISTSDNNNIDTSQTTDGMFMEFSQNFDPDHDFVQESSTNLLGVRDFDPDHDFLQESSSNLLGIQEREHVSLIDQSTQSLDWHSIQTTNPKTDHRRFKSRTGSYEIVELSVEDLLAKYTHYCQICGKGFKRDANLRMHMRAHGDEYKTREALINPTSRDKNVEYSSLTRHYYSCPQHGCRWNQRHDKFQPLKSVICAKNHYKRSHCPKIYMCRRCNVKHFSVLSDLRTHEKHCGDIKWVCSCGTRFSRKDKLTSHVSLFSGHSPAHEPLPQPPMISL, encoded by the coding sequence ATGAATCAAGGAGGGCTTATTATGAATACTGGAGAATGCTCCATGTCTTGCTGCTCGGAGACGAACTCTAATTCCACAATCTACACTAACTCCATGGCGGCCGCGACGAGATCATCGGGCGACGACATTTCACTCTCTCTTCTTTTCAATCTCTCTACCATACAAGACAAAGTCCATGAGATCCAATCTCTGGTCAACTTTTTCTTGATCTCCCCTAGTAAGAATAACCAATCCTCGGAGTCAACTTCGTCTTTAGCCGCGGCTAACGTCGAAAGTTTGGTTCAAGACATCATCACGGCTGCTTCTTCAATGATGCTCACTTGCCAAAACCTCCAAATCTCAACTAGCGACAACAACAACATCGATACAAGTCAAACCACAGATGGAATGTTCATGGAGTTCTCCCAGAACTTCGACCCGGATCATGATTTCGTCCAAGAGTCTTCGACCAACCTTCTTGGTGTCCGAGACTTCGACCCGGATCATGATTTCCTCCAAGAATCGTCGTCGAACCTTCTTGGTATCCAGGAAAGAGAGCATGTTTCGCTTATAGACCAGAGTACGCAGAGTCTTGACTGGCACAGCATCCAAACCACAAACCCTAAAACAGATCACCGTCGTTTTAAATCAAGAACCGGGAGCTATGAGATAGTGGAGCTAAGCGTGGAGGATCTGCTAGCGAAATACACACATTACTGCCAAATCTGCGGGAAAGGGTTTAAGAGAGACGCGAATCTAAGGATGCATATGAGAGCGCACGGAGACGAGTACAAGACACGCGAAGCATTGATTAATCCAACAAGCCGTGACAAGAATGTCGAATACTCGTCACTCACGAGGCATTACTATTCGTGCCCTCAACATGGATGTAGGTGGAACCAAAGGCACGATAAGTTTCAGCCGTTGAAATCTGTGATTTGCGCCAAGAATCATTACAAGAGAAGTCATTGTCCGAAAATATATATGTGCAGAAGATGCAACGTGAAGCATTTCTCGGTTCTGTCTGATCTAAGGACGCACGAGAAGCATTGTGGGGATATCAAGTGGGTTTGCTCTTGTGGAACTAGGTTTTCTAGGAAAGACAAGCTTACGAGCCATGTTTCTTTGTTCTCGGGTCACTCACCGGCCCATGAGCCGCTGCCGCAGCCTCCGATGATCTCCCTCTAA